CGAGGATGACCTCGTCCACGTCCGGCATCGCGCCGAGCACGTGTGGCAGGTTCCGGGCCTCGTTCAGTGCCGGAACGATCACGCTCACCGAAGGAGGCGGCGCGTGATGGTGATATTGCATGGCATCTCCAAACCACCGGTGTTGTGGGTGCATGCCGTCACGCTGTGTGCCGTGACCGTTACAGAGTAGGCGGGGCACATCGGTGGAGAGCGCATGAATCACAGGTAATGCCCGCAAGGTATCGCGGTCCAGGCGAAGTGGACCCTCGCGATAAACCGCTCCCATTACCCTTGATTGGGCATTTCACACGCGGGGCGCGGAAATTTATCCGTACCGGCCGGACAGCCCGTTCGCGAGCATCGCGAACGCGTCCTCGGCGGCCTCGACCGCACCGGGATGACGCGCGTCCGCGCTCTCGCCGGTGGCCAGATGCCGCCAGTTCTCCCGGGCCAGGATGCGGCGGGCCGCCACGATCTGCCCGGCCGCGACGAACTCCGCCGACCCGGGCGTGTCGGCCCCGGCCAGCGCCGCGGCCAGCGACTCCTCGTCCCCGGCCGCGTGCGCCGCGACGCGGGCGGCCAGCGCCGGGGTCTCGAAGACCAACCGGTGGTACGCCAGCACCTGCGGATGATCGTTGAGGCCGGTCACCGGGTCGCGCGCGTCCAGCCCGGCGCGGAAGTGCGCGCGCAGCGCGGCCAGCGGCGCCACGCCGGCCGGGCGTGCCCGGACCACCCGCGCCGGCTCGCCCGCGTGGTCCGCGGCGCGGTGCAGCGCGAGGTCCTCCTTCGACGCGAAGTACTTGAACAGCGTGGGCTTGGAGACCTCGGCGGCGGCCGCGACCTCGGCGACCGAGACCCGGTCGTAGCCGCGCTCCAGGAAGAGCGCGATCGCGGCGGTGGAGATGGCGTCGCGGGTGCGCTGCTTCTTGCGCTCGCGCAGGCCCCCGTCGGTCACGCGCTCAGCGTACCAAGGGGAAAGAATTTGACTTGGTAATTTTCTTTACTAGGTTAAGCTTTCGGCATGGCGGTTCCCTCCGATGAACTCGACTTCCTGGCCGAGGTGCGCGCGGCGCTCGCCCGTATGCTGGACACCGCGGCTCACCGCGTCGCGACCGGCGCGGACGTGGCCGGCGACCGGTGGACGGCCGAGCGGCTCGGCCGCATGCTGAAGAGCCACCTCAAGGAGCTGCGCGAGGAGCCGGCGGCGCCGCCCTACTTCGGCGCGCTGCACTTCACCGACGGCGAGCGGCACCGGATCGGCCGCCGCCGCGTCACGGACGCGCAGGGCACGCCGCTGGTGCTGGACTGGCGTGCGCCGGTGTCCCGCGCGTTCTACCAGGCCCGCGCCGCGGATCCGCAGGGCGTGCACGTCCGGCGCCGCTACGGCTGGTCCGGCACCACGCTCACCGGGTACGAGGACGAGCACCTGCCCACCACGCCACCGGTCACCGTCCGCCCGTCCCCGCCCCGCCCGGCCACCGGCGAGACCGCGCCGACCCGCCCGGCCGCCACGGAGACCGGGCCGGGCCGGCCGGGCGCCACGGAGACCGCGCCGGTGGCCGGGGAGGCCTCGTTGAGCCGGCTCGTGGCCGAGGAGATCGAGCGGCCGCGGGTCGGGCCGATGCGCGACATCGTCGCCACCATCCAGCCGGACCAGGACGACCTGGTCCGGGCCCAGATCGGGGACACCGTGTGCGTGCAGGGCGCGCCCGGCACCGGCAAGACCGCGGTCGGGCTGCACCGCGCCGCGTACCTGCTCTACGCCCACCGGCGGCAGCTGGAACGCGCCGGCGTGCTGGTGCTCGGGCCGAGCCGGATGTTCCTCGGCTACGTCGCCGCGGTGCTGCCCGCGCTCGGCGAGGTGCGGGTCGAGCAGCGCACGCTCGCCGAGCTGCTGCCGGTCGCCGCCGTGGCCACCGATACGCCGGAGGCCGCGCTGGTCAAGCACGACGCGCGGATGGCGGGCGTGCTGGAGCGCGCGCTGTGGTCGCGCGTCACGCCACCGACCGAACCGCTGTCGGTGACGGACGGCTCGTACCGTTGGCGGATCCCGGTCCCGGCCCTGGAGAGACTGCTGGTGGACGTGCTCGCGGAGAATCCGCGCCACGGCACCGGCCGGGAACGGCTGCGGGCCCGGATCGTCGCGCTGATGCAGACCCAGGCGGAACGGCGCGGCGAGACCCCCGGGTACGCGTGGCAGCAGCGGATGTCGCGGTGCGCGCCGGTCCGGGAACTGCTCGACCGGGTGTGGCCCCGGGTGCGGCCCGCCGAGCTGGTCGCCGCGTTCCTGAGCGACCCCGCGGACCCGGCGCTCTCGGCCGCGGAGCGCGCGGCCGTCCGCTGGCCGCGGCCCCGCTCGGCGCGCACGGCCCGCTGGACGGAGGCGGACGCGCTGCTCATCGACGAGGTCGCCGGGCTGATCGAGGCACCGCCCGGGTTCGGGCACATCATCGTGGACGAGGCGCAGGACCTCTCCGCCATGCAGTGCCGGGCGATCGCGCGCCGCGGCACGCACGGCTCGCTGACCGTGCTCGGCGATCTCGCGCAGGGCACCACGCCGTGGGCGCCCACGTCCTGGGCCCCGCTGCTGGCCCACCTCGGCCGGCCGGGCACGCCGGTCACGCCGCTGACCGCCGGGTTCCGGGTGCCGGCCGCGGTGCTGACGGTCGCGAACCGGCTGCTCGCACCGCTCGGCGTGGACGTGCCGCCGGCGCGGTCCGTGCGTACCGACGGTGTGGTCCGGTTCCTGCCGTCCGGCTCCGTGCGCGACACGGTCGCCGAGGCGCTGGAGCGGGAGGGCTCGGTCGCGGTGATCGCGGCGTCCGTCGACGGGCTGGAGCTGCCGCCCTCGCCGCGGCTGACCGTGCTGCCCGCCGCGCTGGCCAAGGGTCTCGAGTTCGACCACGTGATCGTGGTGGAGCCGGCGGACATCGTGGCGGCCGAGCCGCGCGGCCTGAACCGGCTCTACGTGGTGCTCACCCGCGCGGTCGCCAGGCTCGATGTGATCCACTCCCGGCCGTTGCCCGCCGCGCTGCGCAGCCGCCACGCACCGCAGTGACAGCGTTCGTAGCGGACCGGCCCGGTGCTGGTGCGGTGGCTGGAGACCGTGCGCCAGATGTGCTGTTCCGTCATGCCCTCGACGATGATGTAATGCCCTTGTGCACATCAACCCTTACGGCGAGGACGCGGTTCTGCTCGCGATAGACCTGCTGCGCAACCCGCCGGCGACCGCGGCCGAGCTGGAGGCGCGCTGCCGCGCGGTGGACCTGATGATCGAGCAGCCGGTCACCGACGCGGACCTGGACGCGACCCGGGAGTTCCTCCGGACCTGGCTCGGCGTGGTCGACGCGCCCGACTTCACCACCCGCGCCGACCGGCTGAACGCGCTGCTCGCCGGCTCCTCCGCCCACCCCCGGCTGACCAACCACGCGGACGACGGCTGGCACGTGCACTACCGCGGACCGGACCTGCCGCTCGGCTGGCTGCTGCGCGCCCTGATCAGCGTCGGCACCGCGCTGCACCTGGCCGGGCGCGGCATGCACCGCCTCGGCCGGTGCGCCGCCCCGGACTGCACGGCACCGTTCGCCGACATCAGCCGCACCGGCCGCCAGCGCTACTGCAGCACCACCTGCGCCAACCGCGACGCCGTCCGCCGCCACCGCGCCCGCACCACCGCGGCCTGAGCCCGCGACCCGGCCGATCGACGGCCGGGCGGCCGACGGTCCGGGCGGCCGGCGCCGCTTGCTGGGGCGGCGCTCAGCGCGCGCGGTCGCGGGTCGCGGCCAGCGCCCAGGCGACCAGGGCCGGCTGGCCGAGCAGACGCAGCGCGCGCTTGCGGTCGGTGTCCAGTCCGAAGCCGTCGCGGCGCTCGACGTACTGCGCGATGTTGCCGGGGAAGACGCCGACGAAGAAGCCGGCGACCGCGGCCCCGAGCACCTTGCGGGCGGGCTGGCGCCACGTCGTCAGCAGCGCGGTCCCGAGCGCCAGCTCGACGACGCCGGACGCGAGCACCACCGCGTCCGGATCGAGCGGCACCCAGGACGGCACCTGCGCCTGGAACTCCCGGCGCTGCGTGGTCAGGTGCCCGGCGCCGGCGGCCAGCAGCACGGCGCCCAGCCCCGCCTGGCCCAGAGCCCGCAGCACGGGCGCGGTCTGCTTCATGATCGGCACTCCCCCGGAGGACGCGGAACGATGACCGTGGTGAGATCCCCCGTCCCGCGCCGATCAATCCTGCTCAGAGCGACGGCGTGATCAGTTCGTCCGCGACCCACCGGGCCACGCCGTCCGGATAGAACGGTGGCAGGCCGAGCACGACGTGACCGAAGCCGGCCTCCCGCGCCGCCGCGATCCGGTCCCGCGTGGTGCCGGGGTCGTCGTAGGAGACCGGCAGGTGGATCGAGCGGGTGACGGTGGCCGGGTCCCGCCCGACCTCCGCGCAGAACCGGTCCAGCAGCCGGCTCCGCCGGGCCACGTCCTCGACGTCGCCGCCGCCCGCGATGTTCCACAGGTCCGCGTGCTCCGCCACCAGGCGCAGCACCGGCGACGAGCGCCCGCCGATCATGATCGGCGGATGCGGTCGCTGCACCGGCTTCGGGTTGCCGAACGCGCCGGTCAGCCGGATGTGCTCGCCCGCGAAGTCGAACGGCGCCTCCGACGTCCACAGCCGGCGGATCACGGTCAGCGCCTCGCCGAGCGCGCCCACGGACCGGTCGAAGTCGTGGTACGGCAGCCCGTGCGCGTCGTACTCCCGCCGGGCCGCCGGATGACTCGGCCGGGACCCGGCGCCGATGCCGAAGTCCAGCCGCCCGCCGGAGACCACGTCCACGGTCGTGGCGATCTTGGCGAGCATCGCCGGCGGACGGAAGCGGTTGCTGGTCACCAGCAGGCCGAGGCGCAGCCGCCGGGTCTGCGCGGCGAGCGCGGCGAGCAGCGTCCAGCCCTCGTGGATCGGCCCGTCCGGGTCGCCGGCGATCGGCATGAGGTGATCGAACAGCCAGGCATGCTCGATCTCCTCGATCGCGTCCGCCTCCCGCCAGACCCGCAGGATGTCCGCGTAGCCGACCTGCATCGGCGCCGTCATGATCCCGAAGCTCATTTGGACTCCAGCCGCCCGAGGTCGTCGCTCTCCGGCAGCGTCTCCCCGCGCAGGTACGCCGTGGTCACCCGCTGGACGAGCGCGACCCGCTCCGGGTTCTCGTCCGTGGTCTCGGTGACCGCGTACCCGGCGATCCCGCCCAGTGAGTGCTCACCGCCGTACACCGTGAGCAAGGTCTTCGGTGCCGGGCTCAGGTGGTAGACGTCGGTGAACCACTCCGGTCCGCGCGCCGACAGCATCGACTGGTCCTTGTCACCGGCCACGATCAGCGCCGGTGTGGTCATCCCAGTGAAGTCCGGGCTCATGAACGGGAAGTGCTCGGCCGCGAACGGCGTCAGGTCGTCCCCGCCGGTGCCGGTCGCCGCGAGCAGCACACCGGCCGAGATCCGCGGGTCGCGCGCCGGCACGTCCATGCCGACGACGCCGGCGCCGAGCAGCACGCCCACGGTCTGCGCGCCCCACGAGTGGCCGGCCAGCGCGATCCGGTCCCGGTCGAACCGCCCCGGGATCGCGGCCTCCAGCACGTCCAGGTTGTCGAGCACCCGCGTGACGTCGTCGATCCGGGTGCGCCAGATGTCCGGCGTGCGCGGGTCGTCCGGCGCCAGACCGAGCCGGAGCGAGTCGAGGTGGGTCGGCTGGATCACCGCGAAGCCGTTCGCGGCCCAGTGGTCGACCAGCGGCCCGTACCCGATCGCGGACTGGTGATAGCCGTGCGAGAAGACGATCACCGGCAGGTCGCCGCCGCTCGCCGGCGCCGAGATCCGCACCTGCAGGTCGTCGCCGCGCTCCGGCGCGGGCAGAACCACCGGGTGGATCGTGAGGACGGTGTTTGGCGTGGTGGTGGTCATGACGTACCTTCCAGTTCCAGACGGCCCGATAAGCGGAACCGTGTTCCGCTCCAACGTTACGGAACAGCGTTCCGTTTGCCAAGAGGAGTGACGGTGGTCACTGACCCACCCGCGCCGCGCAAACGCGCCGACGCCGAACGCAACAAGAAGGCGCTGCTGGACGCGGCCGCCGCCGCCTTCGTCGAGTCCGGCGTCGACGTGCCGGTCCGCGACGTCGCCGCGCGCGCCGGCGTGGGCGTGGGCACGATCTACCGCCACTTCCCCACGCGCGCCGACCTGATCGTCGCGGTCTACCGCCACCAGGTCGAGGCGTGCGCCGAGGCCGGTCCCGCGCTGCTGGCCGCCGGCCCGACCCCGCACGCCGCGCTGGCCGCCTGGGTCAACCTGTTCGCCGACTTCCTGGTCACCAAGCACGGCCTGGCCGAGGCGCTCCAGTCCGACAACGCCGCGTTCGCCACGCTCCACGCGTACTTCCTGGACCGCCTGCTGCCGGTCTGCGCCGACCTGCTCGACGCAGGCGTCGCGGCCGGCCAGATCATCCCCGGCATCGACCCGCTCACGTTGCTCCGCGGCATCGGCAACCTCTGCGTCGGCGCCACCGATCCGCGCTACGACGCCCGACTGATGATCACTTTGGTGATCAACGGCCTACGGCCGGAACAGAACTGATTCCTTTCCCGCTTCCGGCGTGGCGGCGTTCCCAGTGCTCCCGCGGGCACCGGTCGGCCGCGGGCGGCCTCCCTGCCGGTCCCGCCGCCGGTCACCGCACCCCGGGGTGCGCACCGGCCGGCATCGCCGTCACCCGGTGGACGTTCTCCCGGTTGATGCCGTAGTCGACCGCGGTCAGGCTCATGGTCGACCGGCTCTCCACCGTCACGCGAGTGCCCGCGCCCTCCGGACGCAGCGTGCAGGTGATCGTCTCGCCCCAGGACAACCAGTTGGCCCGGGTGCTCGCCTCGATCACGCCGCTTCCGACGTACAGCGGCTGCCGGACCCGCGGCAGGACGGCGAGCAGCCGCCCGCGCCGCTTCCGGCGGGACCACAGTGGAGTCCGCGAACCTCGGCATGGCGTCCTCTGTCGCACACCGCGTCACGGCTCGGTCAGCGGACCTCCATCTCGAAGATGCTGAAGCCCCAGATGGTCGCGACCTCGGTGCCGTAGAGGCGCACATACCGCCCGGTGGTGCCGCTCGGCGCGGTCGCCTTCACGGTGCCGCCGGCGCCCGCGGTGGTGCTGTAGATCGACTTCCAGGTGCTGCCGTCACCGGAGACCTCGATCCGGTAGGAGCGGCCGTACGCGGTCTCCCAGAACAGCGTGACGCCGCTGATCCGCCAGGTCTCGCCGAGATCCACCATGATCCACTCAGGAGCCGCGTAGGCGCTGCTCCACCGCGTGGCCATGTCCCCGTCCACCGCGCTCACCGCCCGCGTACCGTCCGCCTCCGTCGACGCGAACGCGGGCCGTCCGCGCGCGATGTTCGCCCCGGACGGATTCGCCTTCGGTCCCGTCGGCGCCGCGGCCTTCGACGACGGTGCCCGGCTCGGCGACGGCGCGGCCGCGGTGGCCGAGACCACCCGGCTCGGGCTCGCCGGCACCGACGCGGACGGCGTCGCGGACGGCGAGGGCGTCGGCGCGGCCGCCGCGACCGTCGACGGACCCGACGGATAGCCGAGCTGCCAGGACAGCGTCGCCATCGCGCTCGGCAGCGCCACCGGTTGCGCCCCGCCCTCCCGGCCCAGCAGCGGCACCACCGCCGCCGCCAGGCCCACCACCGCCACCAGGCCCAGCCCGACCAGCCACGGCACCGCCCGGCGCCGCCGCGCCCCCGGCACGATCCCGTCCCCGCCCGCACCCGGCGGACCACCCACCGCACCGCCCACCGCACCACCCGGCGCCGCCGGCCGAGTCACCGGCCCGCCCGCATCCGGCGCGTCCCGATCCGGCCCGGATGCCGCGACGGTGGTCCCGGACGACTCACCGGCGGCACGCCCGGGTGCCGACAACGCGGTATCGGGACGCCGGACGGACGCCGTCTCGAACGGAGGCCGGGACCCGCCGGGTCCGGAAAGCGGGCCCCCGGGACCCGGCGGGCGCTCCGCGAACGTGGGCCCCCATCCATCCGGCCCGGCCCCGGCAACCGGATCACCGGCGCCCGGCGGGGATTCCGCGAACGTGGGCCCGAACCCACCCGGCCCGGCCCCGCCGCCAACCGGATCATCGGCACCCGGTCGGCGCGCAGGCCCCGACCCACCCGGCCCGGCCCCGGCGGCAGCCGTCGGGCGCCCGGCGAACGTGGGCCCGGCACCGGCCGGATCCGGCGGGACCGTGGCGGCCGTGCCGGTGATCCCCGGCGGCACCGTGGCGGCCGCGCCGGTCGCCCCCGGCGGCACCGTGGCGGCCGCGCCGGTCGTCCCCGGCGGCACCGTGGCCGGCGCGCCGGTGATTCCCGGCGGCATCGTGACCGGCGAGTCCTGCGACGGTGTCGCGGAACGGGCGGCGGGACCGGGACCGGGATCGGGATCGGCGGGAGCCGGTGCACCGCGATCGGCGGCGGGACCGGTGCGCGACGGCGGCGCGGCATCGCCGGGGGCCGGTGGTTCCGTCATCGACAACCCGCGCAGCACGATCGCCCGCTGCGCGATCGGCTGCCTGGACTGCTCGAAGCCGCCGAGGCCGCGCTCACCGACACCAGCACCAGCACCGGCACCGGCACCGGGCCGCGCCGCCGGCCGTTCCGCACCCGCCGGCTCGGTCCCGTCGCCGGCGGCGGCGTCCCGCGCGTCCGGCCGGCGCTCGGGCTTCTCCATGTCGGCTCCCCCTGCGTGGCGCTGCCTGTGTTGCCCGGAGGAGGTTAACCGGATCCCGTCGATGTGTCGGTGCCACCCCGCGACCCGGGGGGACGGACCGGAATGCGGCGCCGTGGACCGGATGCACGCCGGGCCCGGTGGCATCCGAGGATGTCGCCGGGCCGGTAGGCGTGCAGCGGTCAGTGGCGCGGGATGGCGTCCGCGTGGGCGGCGAGCCACTGGTCGAACGTCTGCAGCTCGGGGTTGAGCCGGCGGACCTCGGCGATGTCGCGGACGCCGGTGAAGTAGTCGGTGGCCTCGGTGTAGTACTGGAACATGTTGCCGACCTCGTCCGCGCCGGGGAAGCCGAGCGCGCGGTACGCGTCGTGGGTGAGCGGGCGGTAGGCGACCGGTTCGCCGAGCGCACGGCTGAGGGCGGCGGCCATCTGCTCGCCGGTCAGGTGCTCGCCGGCGATGTGGACGGTCCGGCCGATGTAGGCGTCGCCGGCCTTGAGGATGCCGTAGGCGGTCTTGCCGATGTCCTCGGCGGCGATGCCGGCGAGGCGGGCGTCGCCGAGCGGCAGCGTGAACGCGAGCGTGCCGTCGGTGTCGCGGACCGGCTCCCAGCCGATCCCGGCCAGGTTGTCCCAGTAGGCGGTGGTCCGCAGCAGCGTGGCGTTGGGGAAGAGGTGGTCGACCTCGGCCTTCGCGTCGAAGTGCGGGACCTTGTAGCTGCCCTGGAGCGTGGGCATGCGCGGGTCGTCGACCGGGATCTGGTCGCGGGTGTCCTCGAGCGTGGACCAGATGACGTGCCGCAGGCCGGCGGTGCGAGCGGCGCGGGCGAGGTTCGTGGCCTCCTGCTGCTCGCGGACGGCGGACCCGTGCGTCCAGAAGTTCGTGACCAGGTACGCGCCGTAGGCACCGGTGAACGCCGCGACCAGGCTCGCCTCGTCGTCGTTGTCCGCCCGGACCACCTCGGCGCCGAGTTTGACCAGCTCCTGAGCCTTCGGTGAGGTGGTATCGCGGGTCAGCGCGCGGATCGCGAAGCCGCCGTCCGGGTCGGCCAGGATCGCGCGGACCAGGCCGCCGCCCTGGGAGCCGGTGGCGCCGACGACCGCGATGATCTTCTTCTCGTTCATGACGGTGCTCCGCATCGTGTCCGAGGGCTGCTCATCGGCCCTTCTGTTGATGCATCAACCTGATAATCCATCGGTGAATTCCGATGGAATGACGTGTCAACCTGTGACGCGTACCATGGTGGCGTGACTATCTGGCTGACCGATGACGAGCAGCGCGACTGGCGCCGGTTCGTCACGATGCAGAACCGGTTGATGGCGCAGCTGGCCGCGCACCTGCAGGCCGAGGGTGGGCTGTCGATCCCCGACTACGAGGTGCTGGTGCACCTCTCCGAGGCGCCGGACGGGCGCATGCGCTCGACCGACCTGATCGAGCGCACCTGCTGGGAGAAGAGCCGGCTCTCGCACCACCTCACCCGGATGGAGAAGCGCGGTCTCGTCGCCCGGGAGACCCGGCCGGACGACCTGCGCTACTCGGACGTGGTGATCACCGCGGACGGGCGGGCCGCGATCGAGGCGGCGGCGCCGAAGCACGTGACGCACGTACGGTCGTGGTTCATCGAGGCGCTCAGCGCCGAGGAGCTGGCCACGCTCGGCGAGCTGTCCGAGAAGGTGTCCGCGCGCCTGGACGAGGCGACACCCGCCTGCCCGGCCTGACGCCGGGACCGGGACGACGGCCGGGCCGCCGGGACGACCCGGTCGACGCCTCGGTCACGGGTGGCCGAGCAGCCGCGCGGTGAGGCCGGCGATGATCTCGCGGCGTTCCGCGTCGGTGAGCGGGTTGCCACGCGCTGCCGGGCGGGTCTGCCACGGCCGCGGGCCGTCCGGCCGCCGGTACTCGACGCCGAGCGCGTCCAGCCGGGCCAGGTGCGTGGTCAGCTGGCCGGTGAAGTCGGCGAGGTCGCGATCCGGCGCGGACCAGACCACCTCGGCCAGCGCGCACAGCCGCGGGAAGGCCATGTAGTCGACCGCCCGCGCGTCCGGCATGTGCTCGGTCCAGATGTTCGCCTGGGCGCCGATGATCCGGTCGGTCGCGGTCAGCCCGGCAGGGACCGGGTCGAACGCGTAGACGTCCTCGACGGTGAGCCGGGTGCCGACCGGGACCGGCTCGGCCGGGTCGTCGGACTGGCGGTAGTCGAGATAGACGTGCATGTCCGGGCAGGAGACCACCTCGTGGCCGGCGTTCGCGGCGAACGCGGCCGCGGCGGGACCACGCCACGCCGCGATCAGCGCGTCCTCCGGTGCGCCGCCCTCCAGGATCTCGTCCCAGCCGTACGGCCGGCGACCGCGTGCCGCCAGCACGGCCGCGAACTGCGCGACGAACCAGGCCTGCAGGTCGTCCGGTTCGATGCCGAGGTCGCGGGCCCGCGCCACCGCGGCCGGACTACGGCGCCACTCGCCGCGGTCGCACTCGTCGCCGCCGATGCCGATCACCGGCGACGGGAACAGGTCGCAGACCGTGTGCAGGACCGTGCGGCAGAAGTCCAGCGCCTCGTCCGAGACGTTGAGCGTGTGCGTGGAGATGCCCCACGCCTCCCGCACGGCGGGCGAGGAACCGTTCCCGAGCCGTGGGTACGCCGCGAGCGCGGCCTGCACGTGGCCGGGCAGATCGATCTCCGGCACCACGGTGACGTGCCGGGCCGCCGCGTACGCCACGATCTCCCGCACGTCGTCCGCGGTGTAGTAGCCGCCGTGCGGCCGGTCGTCGTACTCCTCGTGCTTCTTGGACCCGCGCATGCTGCGCGGCCGCCAGGCGCCGACCGACGTCAGCAGCGGATATCCGGGGATCTCCAGGCGCCAGCCCTGGTCGTCCGTGAGGTGCAGGTGCAGCACGTTGAGCTTGTGCAGCGCGAGCAGGTCGATCAGCCGCAGCACGCCGGCCACCGGCATGAAGTGCCGGGCCACGTCCAGCATGCAGCCGCGCCAGCGGAACCGGGGCGCGTCGGTGATCGCCACGGCCGGCACCGGCCAGGGTCCGTCGCCGACCGCGGCCCGGCGCAGCGCGGCCGGTGGCAGCAGCTGGCGCAGCGTCTGCAGGCCGTAGTGCACGCCAGCGGCGTCGCCGCCGGTCACGGTGACCAGCGAGGCGGAGACGGTCAGCCGGTACGCCTCGGCCGCCATCCGCTCGTCGAGCCGCAGCACGATCGCGCCGCTGGGCGGCGGGCCGTCCACGGCCGCGGGCGGTGCCGCCGGCGGCAGGAAACAGCCGGTCGGCGGCCCGAGCGTGGCGCGCAGCCAGGCCGCCGTCCCGGCCAGCGAGTCCGGCGCGATCAGCACCGTGTCCGGCCGCAGCGTGAACGCGCCGGCGTCGTCGAACGACGCCGCGACGGGGCGCGGGATCAATCCTTCACCGCCCCGGCCAGGCCGGACACCAGGCGGCGCTGGACGAACAGGAAGAAGATCAGCACGGGTACGGTCATCAGCACCGATGCTGCCATGATCCCGCCCCAGTCGTTCTCGTCCGGCTTGAAGAAGACCAGCAGCGCCATCGGCAGCGTCTGGTTCTCGGTCGCGCTGATGATGAACGTGCGCGCGAACAGGAAGTCGTTCCACGCGGTGATGAACGAGAACACGCTGGTGGCCGCGAGCCCCGGCGCGACCAGCGGGAACAGGATGCGCCCCAGGATCTGCCAGCGGGACGCGCCGTCCAGCTGCGCGGCCTCCTCGATCTCGTCCGGGATCGCGGCGACGAACCCGCGCAGCATCCACACCGCCAGCGGCAGCGTGAACGCGAAGTGCACCAGGATCAGCGAGAACAGCGTGTTCAGCGCGCCCAGGTCACGCACCAGGAAGAACAGCGGGATGGTCAGCGCCTCGATCGGCACCATCTGCGCGATCAGGAACAGCACCAGCAGCGTGGTGCGGAACCGGAAGCGGAACCGGGTGAGCGCGACCGCGGCCAGGAACGCCACCAGCCCGGACAGCGCGACCACGGCGAGCGCCACGATCAGGCTGTTCATGAAGTACCGGCCGAAGTCGTTGACCTGCAGCACGCGCTGGAAGCTCTCCAGCGTCGGGTGGAAGGTCCACGGCACCGGCGTAGCCGACTGGATCTCGCCGGCCGGCTTCAGCGCGGACAGCACCATCCAGTAGATCGGGAACGCCACGACCAGGGCTGTGACCACAGCGAACGCGTTGGCCAGGTAACGAGCGACGTTCTTGTCCCGGACGATTCGACGGGTCACAGCGGCTCCCCGGAACGGCGCAGCATGCGCAGGTAGACCAGCGTGACGGCGAGCAGGATCAGCATCATCACGACGCCGATCGCGGAGCCGAGGCCGTACTCGGAGGACGCGAAGGCCTGCTGGTACGCGTACACGTTGAGGGTGAGGTTCTGCCCGGCGATGCCGCCGCCGTTCGTCATCACGTAGATCTGCGTGAAGATCTTGAAGTCCCAGATGATCGACTGGATGACCACGATCGCGATGACCGGGCGCAGCATCGGCACGGTGATGCTCCAGAACGACCGCCACGGCCCGGCGCCGTCCAGCTGCGCCGCCTCCAGCACCTGCTCCGGCAGCGCCTTGATGCCGGCGTAGAGCGTGACCATCACGAACGGGAACGAGTGCCAGACCACGACGGCGCCGACCAGGGCGAACGCGGAGAAGCGCTCGTACGTCCAGTTGTGCCCCTCCCAGCCGAGCACCCGGTTGACCAGGCCCAGGTTGGTGTCGAAGAGGAACATCCAGACCGTGGAGCCGGTCATCGCGGGCGCGGCCCAGGCGGCCATCGCGGCCAGCGAGAGCGCGACCGCGGCCCACCGGCTGATCTTGGTGAGCAGCACCG
This genomic window from Catenuloplanes niger contains:
- a CDS encoding discoidin domain-containing protein, with amino-acid sequence MGGAVGGPPGAGGDGIVPGARRRRAVPWLVGLGLVAVVGLAAAVVPLLGREGGAQPVALPSAMATLSWQLGYPSGPSTVAAAAPTPSPSATPSASVPASPSRVVSATAAAPSPSRAPSSKAAAPTGPKANPSGANIARGRPAFASTEADGTRAVSAVDGDMATRWSSAYAAPEWIMVDLGETWRISGVTLFWETAYGRSYRIEVSGDGSTWKSIYSTTAGAGGTVKATAPSGTTGRYVRLYGTEVATIWGFSIFEMEVR
- a CDS encoding NmrA/HSCARG family protein translates to MNEKKIIAVVGATGSQGGGLVRAILADPDGGFAIRALTRDTTSPKAQELVKLGAEVVRADNDDEASLVAAFTGAYGAYLVTNFWTHGSAVREQQEATNLARAARTAGLRHVIWSTLEDTRDQIPVDDPRMPTLQGSYKVPHFDAKAEVDHLFPNATLLRTTAYWDNLAGIGWEPVRDTDGTLAFTLPLGDARLAGIAAEDIGKTAYGILKAGDAYIGRTVHIAGEHLTGEQMAAALSRALGEPVAYRPLTHDAYRALGFPGADEVGNMFQYYTEATDYFTGVRDIAEVRRLNPELQTFDQWLAAHADAIPRH
- a CDS encoding MarR family winged helix-turn-helix transcriptional regulator, which encodes MTIWLTDDEQRDWRRFVTMQNRLMAQLAAHLQAEGGLSIPDYEVLVHLSEAPDGRMRSTDLIERTCWEKSRLSHHLTRMEKRGLVARETRPDDLRYSDVVITADGRAAIEAAAPKHVTHVRSWFIEALSAEELATLGELSEKVSARLDEATPACPA
- a CDS encoding beta-N-acetylhexosaminidase, giving the protein MIPRPVAASFDDAGAFTLRPDTVLIAPDSLAGTAAWLRATLGPPTGCFLPPAAPPAAVDGPPPSGAIVLRLDERMAAEAYRLTVSASLVTVTGGDAAGVHYGLQTLRQLLPPAALRRAAVGDGPWPVPAVAITDAPRFRWRGCMLDVARHFMPVAGVLRLIDLLALHKLNVLHLHLTDDQGWRLEIPGYPLLTSVGAWRPRSMRGSKKHEEYDDRPHGGYYTADDVREIVAYAAARHVTVVPEIDLPGHVQAALAAYPRLGNGSSPAVREAWGISTHTLNVSDEALDFCRTVLHTVCDLFPSPVIGIGGDECDRGEWRRSPAAVARARDLGIEPDDLQAWFVAQFAAVLAARGRRPYGWDEILEGGAPEDALIAAWRGPAAAAFAANAGHEVVSCPDMHVYLDYRQSDDPAEPVPVGTRLTVEDVYAFDPVPAGLTATDRIIGAQANIWTEHMPDARAVDYMAFPRLCALAEVVWSAPDRDLADFTGQLTTHLARLDALGVEYRRPDGPRPWQTRPAARGNPLTDAERREIIAGLTARLLGHP
- a CDS encoding carbohydrate ABC transporter permease; this translates as MTRRIVRDKNVARYLANAFAVVTALVVAFPIYWMVLSALKPAGEIQSATPVPWTFHPTLESFQRVLQVNDFGRYFMNSLIVALAVVALSGLVAFLAAVALTRFRFRFRTTLLVLFLIAQMVPIEALTIPLFFLVRDLGALNTLFSLILVHFAFTLPLAVWMLRGFVAAIPDEIEEAAQLDGASRWQILGRILFPLVAPGLAATSVFSFITAWNDFLFARTFIISATENQTLPMALLVFFKPDENDWGGIMAASVLMTVPVLIFFLFVQRRLVSGLAGAVKD
- a CDS encoding carbohydrate ABC transporter permease; the encoded protein is MTAIDAGPAVTGRARSRRKRQFAPLWMLLPAAAVLVPLFVYPIYQLGLLSVLDFRQAQVSGGQPTQFIGFDNYAELMSAPKFWSVLWATVVFAAALVVVTLAVGAALAVLLTKISRWAAVALSLAAMAAWAAPAMTGSTVWMFLFDTNLGLVNRVLGWEGHNWTYERFSAFALVGAVVVWHSFPFVMVTLYAGIKALPEQVLEAAQLDGAGPWRSFWSITVPMLRPVIAIVVIQSIIWDFKIFTQIYVMTNGGGIAGQNLTLNVYAYQQAFASSEYGLGSAIGVVMMLILLAVTLVYLRMLRRSGEPL